The uncultured Ilyobacter sp. genome has a segment encoding these proteins:
- a CDS encoding GyrI-like domain-containing protein, whose translation MDFEIMEFKATDCFGIENHITKENKRGNKIFNEMWETLMNSIDYNKIKYAFGVSKNFQLDTQEFDYIACVKEGTPVIKEFKSKRTTIPEGKYAKFRFKGVMSSEAKEKFYPEVFAFSMTSGKVIPDLERGINSFELYDDSYTGMNDPESVFYLLIPIK comes from the coding sequence TTTGAAATTATGGAATTTAAGGCAACAGATTGTTTTGGAATTGAAAATCATATAACAAAAGAAAATAAAAGGGGAAATAAGATTTTTAATGAAATGTGGGAAACTCTTATGAACTCTATAGACTATAATAAAATAAAATATGCCTTTGGAGTATCCAAAAATTTTCAATTAGATACACAGGAATTTGATTATATAGCCTGCGTAAAAGAGGGGACACCTGTAATAAAAGAGTTTAAATCCAAAAGAACTACAATTCCAGAAGGGAAGTATGCAAAATTTAGATTTAAAGGTGTCATGAGCTCTGAGGCAAAAGAGAAGTTTTATCCTGAGGTCTTTGCCTTCTCTATGACTTCGGGGAAGGTAATCCCTGATTTAGAAAGGGGAATCAATTCTTTTGAATTATATGACGATTCTTATACAGGAATGAATGATCCTGAGTCAGTTTTTTATCTTCTTATACCAATAAAATAA